The Microbacterium sp. KUDC0406 genome includes a window with the following:
- a CDS encoding polysaccharide lyase 8 family protein produces MLTPSRRNVLQLGGLAAAAVLFAQTGPLAVSASVRPLAVGVPELETLRLRWVETLTGRGIIAANPTAFAAAIAKQDKATDTLLAKVSPTATRFFSDQDWAIGATDIAKSNSMRMNYVGILSLAVSWATPGSKHEGSQAVLDTALRGLAHMHEKIYNTSTSWWGNWWSWNIGAAQPLANAMAILHDRLQQSEIDAYCAAIDHFLPERDPRKQQHPSGPQFSDGANRVDICQSIIVRSIVQPDAELLRSAVSALSDTWQYVTSGNGFFRDGSFVQHSTIGYTGTYGLVLLGGLAKLFSLLAGSSFDITDPSRSNITKVVESSFAPLMFRGQMMDSVRGRAVSRFAERSITDGNDLIEHTLRLAQSADAKTAARWRGLCRQWIEGNTAANITATTSIVRLSLVTELLGSDVAPVADPTGPRFFPAMDRLVHRSADGAWALCVAMCSNRIAWHEGTEAENFTGVKTSQGMTYLYLREDDDHFDDEFWPTSDLAAPAGTTVDLTPLPRNPEGEWGEETPQNEWTGGVTFEDTALAAMHLVAPGGTGLVARKAWFTLPDGIVALGTGISTGSDGELRTIVEHRNLGEDARRLVVDGRPVTVERTLPRARWAHLDGVGGYVFLDRAARVIAGVAAREGSWQGINTGTAAGTEVVHRRMYGTLALSHGTGSRAGGGYAYLVLPGADAKRTAAAARSPKAEVLRNDETAQAIRHSRHVTAVAFWKAGRVDDISVDRTACVIARKTPGMVRMSVSDPTQSASRLVIELADTRVRRAKGTDARRVSVSQRRDGVRLTIDVSGTAGETLEFSLHS; encoded by the coding sequence ATGCTCACCCCCTCCCGCAGGAACGTGCTGCAGCTCGGCGGCCTGGCCGCGGCCGCCGTCCTGTTCGCCCAGACCGGCCCGCTCGCCGTATCCGCATCCGTCCGTCCGCTCGCCGTCGGCGTGCCCGAACTCGAGACCCTGCGCCTGCGCTGGGTCGAGACGCTCACCGGCCGCGGCATCATCGCCGCGAACCCCACCGCTTTCGCCGCCGCCATCGCGAAGCAGGACAAGGCGACCGACACACTGCTCGCCAAGGTGAGCCCCACCGCGACCCGGTTCTTCTCCGATCAGGACTGGGCGATCGGCGCCACCGACATCGCGAAGTCGAACTCGATGAGGATGAATTACGTCGGAATCCTCTCATTGGCGGTGTCGTGGGCCACGCCCGGCTCGAAGCACGAGGGCTCCCAGGCGGTGCTCGACACCGCTCTTCGCGGGCTCGCGCACATGCACGAGAAGATCTACAACACGAGCACCTCGTGGTGGGGCAACTGGTGGTCATGGAACATCGGCGCAGCGCAGCCGCTCGCGAACGCGATGGCGATCCTGCACGACCGGCTGCAGCAGTCCGAGATCGACGCCTACTGCGCTGCGATCGATCACTTCCTGCCCGAGCGCGATCCGCGCAAGCAGCAGCATCCCAGCGGCCCGCAGTTCTCGGACGGCGCCAATCGGGTCGACATCTGCCAGTCGATCATCGTCCGCTCCATCGTGCAGCCCGACGCCGAGCTGCTCCGCAGTGCGGTCTCGGCACTGAGCGACACCTGGCAGTACGTGACCTCGGGCAACGGGTTCTTCCGCGACGGCTCCTTCGTCCAGCACTCCACGATCGGCTACACCGGCACCTACGGTCTGGTGCTGCTCGGCGGACTGGCGAAGCTGTTCTCGCTGCTGGCGGGCAGCTCGTTCGACATCACCGATCCCAGCCGAAGCAACATCACCAAGGTGGTCGAGAGCTCGTTCGCGCCCCTCATGTTCCGCGGCCAGATGATGGACTCCGTCCGCGGCCGTGCGGTCTCCCGCTTCGCCGAACGCAGCATCACCGACGGGAACGACCTCATCGAGCACACCCTGCGCCTTGCGCAGTCCGCGGATGCGAAGACGGCGGCGCGCTGGCGCGGTCTGTGCCGGCAGTGGATCGAGGGCAACACCGCCGCGAACATCACCGCGACCACGAGCATCGTGCGGCTGTCGCTGGTGACCGAGCTGCTCGGATCCGACGTCGCCCCTGTCGCCGACCCGACGGGCCCGCGGTTCTTCCCCGCGATGGACCGGCTCGTGCACCGTTCCGCCGACGGCGCCTGGGCGCTGTGCGTGGCGATGTGCTCGAACCGCATCGCCTGGCACGAGGGCACCGAGGCGGAGAACTTCACGGGAGTGAAGACCAGCCAGGGCATGACGTACCTGTACCTGCGCGAGGACGACGACCACTTCGACGACGAGTTCTGGCCGACCTCCGACCTGGCTGCCCCTGCCGGCACCACGGTCGACCTCACTCCGCTGCCCCGCAACCCGGAGGGCGAGTGGGGCGAGGAGACGCCGCAGAACGAGTGGACCGGCGGTGTGACCTTCGAGGACACCGCGCTCGCGGCGATGCACCTGGTGGCCCCCGGTGGCACCGGTCTGGTCGCCAGGAAGGCCTGGTTCACGCTGCCCGACGGGATCGTCGCGCTGGGAACCGGGATCTCGACCGGCAGCGACGGGGAACTGCGCACGATCGTCGAGCACCGCAACCTCGGCGAGGACGCTCGACGACTCGTCGTGGACGGCCGCCCGGTGACAGTGGAGCGGACGCTCCCCCGAGCCCGATGGGCGCACCTGGACGGCGTGGGCGGATACGTGTTCCTGGACCGCGCCGCGCGGGTCATCGCGGGCGTCGCTGCCCGGGAGGGGAGTTGGCAGGGCATCAACACCGGAACGGCGGCGGGCACCGAGGTCGTTCATCGGCGGATGTACGGCACTCTCGCCCTGTCGCATGGAACCGGCTCGAGAGCGGGCGGTGGATACGCCTACCTCGTGCTGCCGGGAGCGGATGCGAAGAGGACGGCCGCCGCGGCCCGGTCGCCCAAGGCGGAGGTGCTGCGCAACGACGAGACGGCCCAGGCGATCAGGCACTCCCGACATGTGACCGCCGTCGCGTTCTGGAAGGCGGGCAGAGTCGACGACATCTCGGTCGACCGGACCGCCTGCGTCATCGCCCGCAAGACCCCGGGCATGGTGCGGATGTCGGTGAGCGATCCGACTCAGTCGGCGTCGCGCCTGGTGATCGAACTCGCGGACACCCGCGTGCGGCGCGCGAAAGGCACGGATGCCCGCCGCGTCTCGGTGTCGCAGCGCCGTGACGGCGTGCGCCTCACGATCGATGTGTCCGGCACCGCCGGCGAGACGCTGGAGTTCTCGCTGCACTCGTGA
- a CDS encoding GntR family transcriptional regulator, giving the protein MTDRRGSVVRDADAKGLKFEMLADQLRRGILAGTWTAGEKLPTEQQLASETGLSLTTVRRAFDELVAERIVVRRQGAGSFVAHIRPRDEKARRRIGVLLPDTQLYYPRVLQGIDESLSAAGATLQLSTYRYEPEREDSAIASLLDADIDGLLIAPTLTGIDDPGARARELMRLPVPVVLVERSLPDLGPADTTEHVCSDHRGGAYDAVRHLAALGHTRIALLTRERTPTEAGVVRGYRHAVADLGLAGSLEFAQSKADWVADSAESAYRRVRDFEATAALVFGDREATLLEGAIRRDGRSVPDDIALVSYDDEVADLAEVPLTAVAPPKYRIGRMAADVLLRRLIEGDDCPLHQIRLRPRIVIRRSCGARDA; this is encoded by the coding sequence ATGACCGATCGACGAGGATCCGTGGTGCGCGACGCCGATGCCAAGGGCCTGAAGTTCGAGATGCTCGCCGACCAGCTGCGGCGCGGCATTCTCGCCGGCACCTGGACCGCCGGCGAGAAGCTGCCCACCGAGCAGCAGCTCGCCTCCGAGACCGGCCTCTCCCTCACCACCGTGCGCAGAGCCTTCGACGAGCTCGTCGCCGAGCGCATCGTCGTGCGACGGCAGGGCGCGGGCAGTTTCGTGGCGCACATCCGTCCTCGCGACGAGAAGGCCAGGCGGCGCATCGGCGTGCTGCTGCCGGACACCCAGCTCTACTACCCGCGCGTGCTGCAGGGCATCGACGAGTCGCTGTCGGCGGCGGGCGCCACCCTGCAGCTGTCCACCTACCGGTACGAGCCCGAGCGCGAGGACTCCGCGATCGCCTCTCTTCTCGACGCCGACATCGACGGACTGCTCATCGCCCCCACTCTCACCGGCATCGACGATCCGGGTGCCAGGGCTCGTGAGCTGATGCGGCTGCCCGTGCCGGTCGTGCTGGTGGAGCGCAGCCTGCCCGACCTCGGCCCCGCCGACACCACCGAGCACGTCTGCTCGGACCACCGCGGCGGGGCCTACGATGCGGTGCGGCACCTCGCCGCCCTCGGTCACACCCGCATCGCTCTGCTCACCCGCGAGCGCACGCCCACGGAGGCCGGGGTCGTGCGCGGCTACCGCCACGCCGTCGCCGATCTCGGTCTGGCGGGCTCGCTGGAGTTCGCGCAGTCGAAGGCCGACTGGGTCGCCGACTCCGCGGAGTCGGCGTACCGCCGCGTCCGCGACTTCGAGGCCACCGCAGCGCTGGTGTTCGGCGATCGTGAGGCGACGCTGCTCGAGGGCGCGATCCGGCGCGACGGCCGGAGCGTGCCCGACGACATCGCCCTGGTCTCCTACGACGACGAGGTCGCCGACCTCGCCGAGGTGCCGCTGACAGCGGTCGCCCCGCCGAAGTACCGCATCGGGCGGATGGCGGCCGATGTGCTGCTGCGGCGACTCATCGAGGGCGACGACTGCCCGCTGCATCAGATCAGGCTCCGGCCCCGCATCGTGATCCGCCGCTCGTGCGGCGCACGGGATGCCTGA
- a CDS encoding sulfatase family protein — MTRPNILLIVSDDHGYADRSAHGTPGVNTPALDRLAAEGATCTDAYVTAPICSPSRAGMITGQYQQRWGGLWFDSAHIGTAPTIAETLRTAGYATGYFGKVHYGDETSADRGAPPHHGFDESFYGLAGQSMGRLHYRHHSVAAVEEYGDAARPMGVQPFWSGEEPAEFDGFTTDEIADRAIDFIGRRAAEEPYFAMVAFNAVHNFCWQLPDDELEARGLQGFEDWHPGASEYLDWYDGAISPNLPDGRAYYLAQLELMDRAIGRLLDAVDGQDTIVVYLTDNGGSQCNYGDNGDLRGTKYTLWEGGIRVPFLVRWPGVTAPGSVVAEPVSALDLAATFAAAAGTEHTGDGVDLRRSLADATGDAARELHWDCGWQWAVRRGSWKLLSVSGDDPTAEYVARTEHTVTGNGLFLTDLSSDRGEAENLAEGRPELVRELRAAHDRWRADVGIA, encoded by the coding sequence GTGACCCGCCCGAACATCCTGCTGATCGTCTCTGACGACCACGGCTATGCCGATCGTTCCGCTCACGGCACTCCCGGCGTGAACACGCCGGCACTCGACCGGCTGGCCGCAGAGGGCGCCACCTGCACCGACGCATATGTGACCGCACCGATCTGCTCGCCGTCGCGAGCCGGCATGATCACCGGGCAGTACCAGCAGCGCTGGGGCGGCCTGTGGTTCGACTCGGCGCACATCGGCACCGCGCCGACCATCGCCGAGACGCTGCGCACCGCCGGGTACGCCACCGGATACTTCGGCAAGGTGCACTACGGCGACGAGACCTCCGCCGACCGTGGCGCGCCGCCGCACCACGGCTTCGACGAGTCGTTCTACGGGCTGGCCGGGCAGTCGATGGGCCGGCTGCACTACCGGCATCACTCCGTCGCGGCCGTCGAGGAGTACGGTGACGCCGCCCGCCCGATGGGCGTGCAGCCGTTCTGGTCGGGCGAGGAGCCGGCCGAGTTCGACGGCTTCACCACAGACGAGATCGCGGACCGCGCGATCGACTTCATCGGACGGCGTGCCGCCGAGGAGCCGTACTTCGCGATGGTCGCCTTCAACGCCGTGCACAACTTCTGCTGGCAGCTGCCCGACGACGAGCTCGAGGCCCGCGGGCTGCAGGGCTTCGAGGACTGGCACCCCGGGGCATCCGAGTATCTGGACTGGTACGACGGCGCGATCAGCCCGAACCTGCCCGACGGGCGCGCCTACTACCTGGCCCAGCTCGAGCTGATGGACCGCGCGATCGGCCGGCTGCTGGACGCGGTGGACGGACAGGACACGATCGTCGTTTACCTCACCGACAACGGCGGCTCGCAGTGCAACTACGGCGACAACGGCGACCTGCGCGGCACCAAGTACACGCTCTGGGAGGGCGGCATCCGGGTGCCCTTCCTGGTGCGCTGGCCCGGGGTGACCGCACCCGGCTCCGTCGTCGCCGAGCCGGTCAGCGCGCTCGATCTCGCCGCGACGTTCGCGGCCGCCGCCGGGACCGAGCACACGGGCGACGGCGTCGACCTGCGCCGCTCGCTGGCGGATGCCACCGGCGACGCCGCTCGAGAGCTGCACTGGGACTGCGGATGGCAGTGGGCGGTGCGCCGCGGCAGTTGGAAGCTGCTGTCGGTGTCGGGCGACGACCCGACCGCGGAGTACGTCGCGCGCACCGAGCACACCGTGACGGGGAACGGCCTGTTCCTCACCGACCTCTCCTCCGACCGCGGCGAGGCGGAGAACCTCGCGGAGGGCCGACCCGAGCTCGTGCGCGAGCTGCGGGCGGCTCACGACCGTTGGCGCGCGGACGTGGGGATCGCCTAG
- a CDS encoding sulfatase family protein, whose product MSARPDILVVMADQFRAAAIEPGGDPVATPHLDRLAAQGCLARQAVSSYPVCSPHRAMFLTGRRPAENGVTLNVHSESAQDGVGLRDGLPTWASALRDQGYRTGYIGKWHLEPPAADDERFGEGRRDDGKVWDAWSPKNRRFGFDFWYSYGAADRHLAPHYWTTDAGRDARVDVDAWSAEHEVDVALEFLAAADGPYALMVSLNPPHQPFEQVPERYRRLYADRTEEELLVRPNVPRGTPAAEEAAEVARDYFAAITGVDEQLGRLVAAVEASGRPTVLLFTADHGMQLGSHGLLYKNVAYEESMRLPLIVHAPGLVSPGTCDATISSLDFAPTILGLAGLHAGAFEGHDRSPQLRGEAGGGTDPVVYYRYASRSDPSSARGLRTPHEKLVATWHPESGLQIEFFALNADPYEQGSRPDAPGAARLAGMLLAGLAADGDAWAGRDALAAAMLT is encoded by the coding sequence ATGAGTGCGAGACCCGACATCCTCGTCGTGATGGCCGACCAGTTCCGGGCCGCGGCGATCGAGCCGGGCGGCGACCCGGTCGCCACCCCGCATCTGGACCGGCTCGCGGCCCAGGGATGCCTCGCCCGCCAGGCCGTCAGTTCGTACCCGGTGTGCAGCCCGCACCGGGCGATGTTCCTCACCGGGCGCCGTCCCGCCGAGAACGGGGTCACGCTCAACGTGCACTCCGAGTCGGCGCAGGACGGCGTCGGCCTGCGCGACGGGCTGCCCACCTGGGCGAGTGCGCTCCGCGACCAGGGGTACCGCACCGGCTACATCGGCAAGTGGCACCTCGAGCCGCCGGCGGCCGATGATGAGCGCTTCGGTGAGGGGCGTCGCGATGACGGCAAGGTGTGGGATGCCTGGTCGCCGAAGAATCGCCGGTTCGGCTTCGACTTCTGGTACTCGTACGGGGCCGCCGATCGTCACCTCGCCCCGCACTACTGGACCACGGACGCAGGACGGGACGCCCGCGTCGACGTGGATGCCTGGTCGGCTGAGCACGAGGTCGACGTCGCGCTGGAGTTCCTGGCGGCGGCCGACGGGCCGTACGCGCTGATGGTGTCGCTGAACCCGCCGCATCAGCCCTTCGAGCAGGTGCCTGAGCGCTATCGGCGGCTCTACGCCGACCGCACGGAAGAGGAACTGCTGGTGCGTCCGAACGTGCCGCGCGGCACGCCCGCCGCCGAGGAGGCGGCCGAGGTCGCCCGCGACTACTTCGCCGCGATCACCGGCGTCGACGAGCAGCTCGGCCGGTTGGTGGCCGCCGTCGAGGCATCCGGCCGGCCGACGGTGCTGCTGTTCACCGCCGACCACGGGATGCAGCTGGGCAGTCACGGCCTGCTCTACAAGAACGTCGCCTACGAGGAGTCGATGCGGCTGCCGCTGATCGTGCACGCCCCCGGCCTGGTGTCGCCTGGGACCTGCGACGCGACCATTTCGTCGCTCGACTTCGCCCCGACGATCCTGGGCCTGGCGGGTCTGCACGCCGGGGCGTTCGAGGGGCACGACCGTTCTCCTCAGTTGCGCGGGGAAGCCGGCGGCGGGACGGACCCCGTGGTCTATTACCGCTACGCGTCGCGCAGCGACCCGTCCAGCGCCCGAGGGCTGCGCACGCCGCACGAGAAGCTCGTCGCCACCTGGCATCCTGAGAGCGGGCTGCAGATCGAGTTCTTCGCGCTGAACGCCGACCCTTACGAGCAGGGCAGTCGGCCGGATGCTCCGGGCGCCGCGCGCCTCGCCGGGATGTTGCTCGCCGGGCTCGCTGCTGACGGAGATGCTTGGGCGGGGCGCGACGCGCTCGCGGCAGCGATGCTCACCTGA
- a CDS encoding ABC transporter substrate-binding protein, giving the protein MAKIRKLSALVVVGALALTAAGCASTQGGDSSEGGTLTYWSMWKEGEAQQKVLASAIDDFEKETGITIDVQWQGRDNTKKVVPTLNTNKVPDLIDGSFAKLAPVLAESGQAKALADAYATEVEGTKAGDLIPKAYLAGDVLTRKGEDAPWMLPYSLTSDAIWFNAASHPDLVSAPPADWDAFIAELDKLKAANEVPIAIDGDVSGYNAYWYTAAIVHIAGPGALNKIAADKSGEAWDAPEALAAAEMVQQLVDGGYFIPGYNASKWPAQQQAWAGDKAALLFNGTWIPTETGTYAADGFEYSSFPFPTVDGGDKVARADFVGFSVPARAKNSENAQKFATFFLQKKYQDALGTDAKILPVRQDAATSPEMETVKAALDSADAFYQQNDGISYPGYSEKLFWPASDQLVLGKISAKEFIANMKSGQIDYWKQNS; this is encoded by the coding sequence ATGGCGAAGATCCGAAAGCTCTCCGCACTCGTCGTTGTCGGCGCGCTGGCGCTGACCGCCGCGGGCTGCGCATCCACCCAGGGCGGCGACTCGAGCGAGGGTGGCACTCTCACCTACTGGTCGATGTGGAAGGAGGGCGAGGCGCAGCAGAAGGTCCTCGCCTCCGCCATCGACGACTTCGAGAAGGAGACCGGCATCACGATCGACGTGCAGTGGCAGGGGCGCGACAACACGAAGAAGGTCGTCCCCACCCTGAACACCAACAAGGTGCCCGACCTCATCGACGGCTCGTTCGCCAAGCTCGCACCCGTGCTCGCCGAGAGCGGCCAGGCGAAGGCCCTCGCCGACGCCTACGCCACCGAGGTCGAGGGCACGAAGGCCGGCGATCTCATCCCGAAGGCGTACCTGGCCGGCGACGTGCTCACGCGCAAGGGCGAGGACGCGCCGTGGATGCTGCCCTACTCGCTCACCAGCGATGCGATCTGGTTCAACGCCGCGAGCCACCCCGACCTCGTCTCCGCGCCGCCCGCGGACTGGGACGCGTTCATCGCGGAGCTCGACAAGCTCAAGGCGGCGAACGAGGTGCCCATCGCCATCGACGGTGACGTCTCCGGCTACAACGCCTACTGGTACACGGCCGCGATCGTGCACATCGCCGGCCCCGGCGCCCTGAACAAGATCGCCGCCGACAAGTCCGGCGAGGCGTGGGATGCCCCCGAGGCGCTCGCGGCCGCGGAGATGGTGCAGCAGCTCGTCGACGGCGGCTACTTCATCCCCGGCTACAACGCCAGCAAGTGGCCCGCCCAGCAGCAGGCTTGGGCGGGCGACAAGGCCGCTCTGCTGTTCAACGGCACCTGGATCCCCACCGAGACCGGGACCTACGCGGCGGACGGCTTCGAGTACTCCTCGTTCCCGTTCCCGACGGTCGACGGCGGTGACAAGGTCGCACGCGCCGACTTCGTCGGCTTCTCGGTGCCCGCCAGGGCGAAGAACTCCGAGAACGCCCAGAAGTTCGCGACGTTCTTCCTGCAGAAGAAGTACCAGGACGCACTGGGAACCGATGCGAAGATCCTGCCCGTCCGCCAGGACGCCGCGACCAGCCCTGAGATGGAGACCGTGAAGGCGGCGCTCGACTCCGCCGACGCGTTCTACCAGCAGAACGACGGCATCAGCTACCCCGGCTACTCGGAGAAGCTGTTCTGGCCGGCATCCGATCAGCTGGTCCTCGGGAAGATCTCCGCGAAGGAGTTCATCGCGAACATGAAGTCGGGTCAGATCGACTACTGGAAGCAGAACTCATGA
- a CDS encoding sulfatase-like hydrolase/transferase: protein MSDRPNIIVFLSDDQGPWALGAAGNAEIRTPVLDGLAARGTRLDRFFCTSPVCSPARASLLTGRIPSAHGVHDYLDGPHTGPDSVDLLAGMPAYTDALADAGYRLGLSGKWHLGASDVPRRGFVHWYALQGGGSPYHAAPMLRGAEPEIAEGYLTDAIADDAIAFLEEEAQQDAPFFLAVNFTAPHKPFAGQHPDEFTDLYRDCAFESCPQEEPHPWLQTLGGGPIGGEPDAREALIGYFAAVTAMDAAIGRVLESLRAHDLEQDTIVVFLSDNGFNCGQHGIWGKGNGTFPMNMYDESVMVPFIVAAPGRVAQGRVVDELLSAYDFPATLLELAGVDGDAFEAGPGRSFAALLADGADEAADDDRVVVVHSEYGPVRMIRTRRHKYVHRYPYGPHELYDLEADPGERANLIDHPARAAELADLRRRMHGWFAEHATREFDGSALPVWGAGQLTPLGDDPAGAFAPPGWDPAVR, encoded by the coding sequence ATGAGCGACCGCCCGAACATCATCGTCTTCCTCAGCGACGACCAGGGGCCATGGGCACTCGGCGCGGCGGGCAACGCCGAGATCCGCACGCCCGTGCTCGACGGACTCGCCGCCCGCGGCACCCGGCTGGACCGGTTCTTCTGCACATCGCCGGTGTGCTCGCCCGCCCGTGCCAGTCTGCTCACCGGCCGAATCCCGTCCGCACACGGCGTGCACGACTACCTGGACGGCCCGCACACCGGCCCGGACAGCGTCGACCTCCTCGCCGGGATGCCGGCGTACACGGATGCGCTGGCGGATGCCGGGTACCGGCTCGGACTGAGCGGCAAGTGGCATCTCGGGGCGAGCGACGTGCCCCGGCGCGGCTTCGTGCACTGGTACGCCCTGCAGGGCGGCGGCAGTCCGTACCACGCCGCCCCGATGCTGCGCGGTGCGGAACCGGAGATCGCGGAGGGCTACCTCACCGATGCCATCGCCGACGACGCCATCGCGTTCCTCGAAGAGGAGGCCCAGCAGGACGCGCCGTTCTTCCTAGCCGTGAACTTCACCGCTCCGCACAAGCCCTTCGCGGGGCAGCATCCGGACGAGTTCACCGACCTGTACCGGGACTGCGCCTTCGAGAGCTGCCCGCAGGAGGAGCCGCACCCCTGGCTGCAGACGCTCGGCGGCGGTCCCATCGGCGGTGAGCCAGACGCCCGCGAAGCGCTGATCGGGTACTTCGCCGCCGTGACGGCGATGGATGCCGCGATCGGACGCGTGCTCGAGAGCCTGCGCGCGCACGATCTGGAGCAGGACACGATCGTCGTCTTCCTCAGCGACAACGGATTCAACTGCGGTCAGCACGGCATCTGGGGCAAGGGCAACGGCACCTTCCCGATGAACATGTACGACGAGTCGGTGATGGTGCCGTTCATCGTCGCCGCTCCGGGACGGGTGGCGCAGGGACGGGTGGTCGACGAGCTGCTCAGCGCCTACGACTTCCCCGCGACGCTGCTGGAGCTGGCGGGTGTCGACGGCGACGCGTTCGAAGCGGGACCGGGGCGCAGCTTCGCGGCGCTCCTCGCGGACGGGGCCGACGAGGCAGCCGACGACGATCGCGTCGTGGTGGTGCACAGCGAGTACGGGCCGGTGCGGATGATCCGCACGCGGCGGCACAAGTACGTGCACCGCTACCCGTACGGACCGCACGAGCTCTACGACCTCGAGGCCGACCCCGGCGAACGCGCGAACCTCATCGACCATCCGGCTCGCGCCGCCGAGCTCGCGGACCTGCGCCGGCGGATGCACGGCTGGTTCGCCGAGCACGCGACGCGGGAGTTCGACGGATCGGCGCTGCCCGTCTGGGGCGCAGGCCAGCTGACACCGCTGGGCGACGACCCGGCCGGCGCCTTCGCACCGCCCGGATGGGACCCCGCCGTACGCTGA
- a CDS encoding CopG family transcriptional regulator, which produces MKTAISVPDPDFERFERVAEQHGMNRSEFYRRAGERFADALEGGSELTRIADSVLARAAHSDEDLFVRENERIQREGADW; this is translated from the coding sequence ATGAAGACCGCGATCTCCGTACCCGATCCCGATTTCGAGCGTTTCGAACGGGTCGCTGAGCAGCACGGCATGAACCGCTCCGAGTTCTATCGCCGCGCCGGCGAGCGTTTCGCGGACGCGCTGGAAGGCGGCTCGGAGTTGACCCGCATCGCTGACAGCGTGCTCGCTCGGGCGGCCCACTCCGACGAAGACCTCTTCGTACGGGAGAACGAGCGCATCCAGCGCGAGGGCGCGGACTGGTGA
- a CDS encoding type II toxin-antitoxin system PemK/MazF family toxin, with the protein MISRGDIVWVDFGVPRGSEPAKVRPAVVLQAEWLLESSIDTVLVVPLNSNVALEAFPGNVLVPAEASGLDRDSVANVTQVGPVSREFLDPCPAGTVPAYLLGQIAAGIRLVIGI; encoded by the coding sequence GTGATCTCGCGCGGCGACATCGTCTGGGTGGACTTCGGCGTTCCGCGCGGTTCGGAACCAGCGAAGGTGCGACCGGCCGTCGTGCTGCAGGCGGAATGGCTGCTCGAATCGAGCATCGACACGGTGCTCGTCGTGCCCTTGAACTCCAACGTCGCGCTGGAGGCCTTTCCCGGCAACGTGCTTGTGCCCGCCGAGGCGTCGGGACTGGACCGGGACTCCGTGGCGAATGTCACGCAGGTCGGCCCGGTGAGCAGGGAGTTCCTCGACCCCTGCCCGGCCGGGACCGTGCCCGCGTATCTGCTCGGGCAGATCGCGGCGGGCATCCGCCTGGTGATCGGGATCTAG
- a CDS encoding Gfo/Idh/MocA family protein, with protein MRIGLIGAGAVAPFHVRAAAVLAGAELTAVCDIDEDAARRAAHLAPGARVFTDHRRMLEEDVVDAVIVNTPHALHVPISVEAAQAGKHILVEKPMATSVADCDRIAEAAVAADVALTVGHIQHFLPDKTAAHAMIASGELGAVQLIRDNRSTDYRPGTRSPWFFSREVAGGGALFNIGAHCLDRSLWFGGATAAEISASVANRFGSPVETDGILRLRLENGVGVSVTVVSDPPTRSDSLTVVCERGVVEADPRAGTTVRIDGRTRVLHEPTEHDIQTGFTAQLADFLQVVEGGAAAVPLEHARHVVELILASYRSAETGTTSVLGRVPA; from the coding sequence ATGCGCATCGGTCTCATCGGAGCGGGAGCCGTGGCGCCGTTCCACGTGCGCGCGGCAGCGGTGCTCGCCGGAGCGGAGCTCACGGCGGTCTGCGACATCGACGAGGACGCGGCACGACGTGCCGCACACCTCGCGCCCGGCGCCCGGGTCTTCACGGACCACCGCCGGATGCTCGAGGAAGACGTCGTGGATGCGGTGATCGTGAACACCCCGCATGCGCTGCACGTGCCGATCTCCGTGGAGGCCGCGCAGGCTGGGAAGCACATCCTGGTCGAGAAGCCGATGGCCACCTCCGTTGCGGACTGCGACCGCATCGCCGAGGCGGCCGTCGCCGCCGACGTCGCCCTGACTGTGGGCCACATCCAGCACTTCCTCCCCGACAAGACCGCCGCACACGCGATGATCGCCTCCGGTGAGCTCGGCGCCGTGCAGCTGATCCGCGACAACCGCAGCACCGACTACCGACCGGGCACGCGGTCGCCCTGGTTCTTCTCGCGGGAGGTGGCCGGCGGCGGCGCCCTCTTCAACATCGGCGCGCACTGCCTGGATCGCTCGCTGTGGTTCGGCGGTGCGACGGCGGCCGAGATCTCCGCATCCGTGGCGAACCGGTTCGGGTCTCCTGTGGAGACCGACGGCATCCTGCGGCTGCGGCTCGAGAACGGGGTCGGCGTGTCGGTCACCGTGGTGAGCGACCCGCCGACGCGCAGCGACAGCCTGACCGTGGTGTGCGAGCGCGGCGTCGTCGAGGCCGACCCGCGCGCCGGCACCACAGTGCGGATCGACGGCCGCACCCGAGTACTGCACGAGCCGACCGAGCACGACATCCAGACCGGGTTCACCGCGCAGCTCGCGGACTTCCTGCAGGTCGTCGAGGGCGGCGCTGCGGCGGTGCCCCTGGAGCACGCCCGGCACGTCGTCGAGCTGATCCTGGCGAGCTACCGTTCGGCGGAGACCGGCACCACGAGCGTCCTCGGGCGAGTGCCCGCATGA